Genomic DNA from Acidobacteriota bacterium:
CGCGGAAAACTCGCTGCCGCTCAAACAGTTCCGCGCGTTTCTCCGCTCCGGATCCTGCCTGCGGTGGGTGCCTCGGAGTCTTCGCGTCTTCTCGCTGGGCCACTGACCAATACAAGAGAGATCGTGAGAAGCTTGCCCTGTCTCGACGAGTTCCGTCTCGACGAGCTCCGTCTCGACGCCCTTGCACCAGAATTCTTCAGGAGATCTCCCATGGCCAGCGATTCCTCTTCCAGCTCTCGAACCTCTGCCAATCCGGTCGCCCTGGTCACCGGCGGCACCGGCGCCCTGGGCCAGGCGGTGGTCCGGCGCTTTCTCGACGACGGCTACGAGGTCCACGTTACCTGGATCGTCGAGCGTGAAGTCGAGCGTTTCCGCGAGCAATTCGAGGGCGCGGACGCGGTGAAGCTGCACCGTGCCGACCTGACGGATGAGGATTCGGTGGCGGAGCTCTTCGCGGCGGTGGAGAAGAGCGCTGGCCGCCTCGACGCCCTGGCCAACATTGCCGGCGGCTTCGTCTACGCGTCGCTGGAAGATACGGATGCCAAGAGCTGGGAGAAGATGCAGGGGATGAACGCCACCTCCTGCTTCCTGTGCTGCCGCGGCGCCCTGAAGCTGCTGCGAGCTTCCGCCGAGGCTGGGGCCGGCGGCGCGGTGGTCAACGTCACCGCCCACCCGGCGGTGGAGCGCGGTGCCGCCAATATGAGCGCGTACTCCGCTTCCAAGGCGGCGGTGCTCAACTTCACCCAAAGCCTGGCGGCGGAGCTTGGCGGCGACGGCATCACCGTCAATGCCATCGCCCCCTCCGTCATCGACACCCCCGCCAACCGCGACGCCATGCCCGACGCCGACACCGCCACCTGGCTCACCCCCCAAGAGATCGCCGCCGTCGTCGCTTACCTCACCGGCCCCGAGGCCCGCATCGTCACCGGCTCGGCGCTGATGTTGTCGAAGGGATAAAAAAGGCCGCGGTTCCGGAGGAGAGGAGAACCGCGGCGTCAGGAGAGAGAAGGAGCTTGGGCGGGGCGTAGTCAGCGGCCGAGGGCGGTGGCGAGATCGGGGGGAGCTGCGCGGGAATAGTCGAATACGATGCGCACGTCCAGGCTGTCGCCGTCGTCGTCCTCGATATTCGACAGCCCCTCGAAGACCAGCAGCCGACGGGTTTCACGGTCGAAGATCAAATCGATGGGGTCCACCAACAGGCGGAAGACGGGGTTGCCGGGCTCCATCCGCACCCGTAGCGCCGGGCGGTCCTGATAGGCGCCGCCGTCGGTCTTGAGCGCCCGGAAAGCGACGAAGCGCTGGCGGGCCGGCACGGCGAAATCCAGCGGCACCGTCTCTCCCGCCGCCAGCCGATCCCAGTGGCGGGTGACGAAATACGCGAAGCCGGCGTCGATGACGGCGGTGGCCGGAAGCTCTACACGCTCCTTCTCGGCGACGGTTTTGGCGGGCTTCTGGGCGAAGAGCAAGACCTCGCCGCCGTCGACCTCGGCGCCCTCCCGATAACCGCTGCGGTGATCCTCCATCTCGAAGCTCGGCGTGATCACGCCGGCCTCATAGGAAAGATGCTTGGTGGCGAAGACCTCGCCGCCGGGCTTGCGGTACTCCACCGATGCGCCGACCAGCCGGTCACCTCGCCAGCGTTCGCGATGATGCTCGGAGTAGAGCTCGGCACCGGTTTCCAGACAGTAAGCCCGAGCCTGATAGGAAACGGCGGTGGCGGCCGGGGTCGTAGCCCCCGCCGGCAACGCGGCGAGGGTTAGCAGCGAGGGCAGAACGAGCCCGAGAGCGCGGTGAATTCGAAGGTTCGGCAGCGGGTGCAGATTCATTGAAGTAGAACCTCGAAGCAGTGGATGACGGCGTCCGGATCCTCCGGAGAGGAGCGGGGCTTCTATCTCTAAGCTTCGAGGTGGCAGCGGATTTGGATGAGGTACCGGCAGAGGAGTGAGTGCTTCAGTCGTACACCCCATCGGCAAACCAATCGCCACCGGTGCGGTCGCGATAGATGCGGTAGACGCCGCCGGTGGAGAGCTCGACGTCCCAATAATCCCGCTCCACCGACTGCTCGCTCCACCAATCCTCCTCCAGGTCCCAGGGACCCGAGGCGACCCGGACGCGGCCCTGGATTTTGGGGCGCCGGGCGTTGTCCTCGATGTCCAGGGCTTTGACCGAGAGCAGCCGCAGCCCGGCGGCGTCGGGGAGGGGCGAGGCTCCGGCAGCTTGGGTGCCGTTGTTGGATGACGGTGGTTCGGCGGTGATCACCTCCAACGCCACCGGCGGGCGCAGCACCCGCACCGTCAGCAGGCCGCGGCCCCGGGGGGGATCCCGGCGCACCTCCGGCGGTGGTGGCGGGGAGTATTCCACCAGGGTGAAGCCCTCCGGCCGATGGCTGTCGGCGGGGCGGGGGGAGCCTACCCGGTCCGGACCCAGGAGGGCGAAGAGACGGGCGAGGGTGGCGGCCAGGCGGTCCGGGGACAGGGCCTCGGGGCCGAAGAGGGAGAGTTGAGCCTCCCGCGGGCGGTCGGGGTGGGCGGAGAAGTGGAAGCCCGCCACCGGCGCCCCCGGCGGCCGGGCTTCGAGCTCCAGACGCACCAGGGTGAGGAGGGTCTTGACCTCGCGGGTGGGAGCCGGCAGATCGATGCCGCGCTCGTGGAATCCGTCGGGCTCGAGGTTGAGGGAAAGGTCGAGCTTGCGGCAGGCCAGGCCGCGGCCGGCGAGGCGTTCGGCGAGGCGGTCGAGGGCGGCGCGGGCGACGAAGAGGAAGGGCTCCAGGGCCACCAGCGGCCACTCCAGATGCATTCCTTCGCGGAACGACGGCGGCGGCTGGCGCGGGGTCAGGGGCTGGGGATCGAGACCCCGGGCGATGGCGTGGAGAGCCTGACCGGAGGATCCCAGGCGGCTCGCCACCTCGTCCCGGGGCAGACCGGCGAGCTCGCCGACGGTGCGGATGCCCCAGCGGGAGAGGGTTTGGGCCACCTCCAGATCCGGCGACAGGCGGCCCAAGGGCAGAGGGGCGAGGAACTCCGACTCGTCGCCGGCGGCGACCACCGTCGGGGAGTCGGGTTGACCGGCGGCCACCCGCGCCGCCAGCTTGCTGGAAGCGACGCCCACCCGCACCGGCAGTCCGTGGGCCTCGGCGGCGCGGATCAGGGCGCAGCCCAGGTCGCGCTCCGGATGATCACCGGGGAAGTGGCGCTGCAGACCGTCGGCGTCGAGATAGACCTCCCCCGGCCCGGCGTCTTCCACCCGCGGCGAGAAACTCTCCGCCGCCTCTAACAACGCTTCCTGGGCGGCCCGCTCGCACTCGGCGTCGCGGCCCCGGGCGATGAGCTTGGGCATCAGCGCCCGGGCCTGGGCGAGGGTTTGGCCGGGGCGAACGCCGGCGCGGCGAGCGGCGCGGGTGGCGGCCATCACTCGGGCGGCGGTACCGCTGCCGCTGAGCACCGCCAGCCCCTCCTGCTGCAGCTCCGGCTCGCTGCGCAGCCGCGCCGCCAGCGGGAAGAGGGGGACCAGCAGGCAAGCCAGCCGGGATGCACGCACGGACATGGGGCGCCACGGGCCTCAGCCGGTGGCGACGAGGGCGGGGAAGGAGGCGGTTCGGGGACGCGGCGGCGAAGCTTGCGCTCCATCTTGGGAGGGACGGTGCGCGGTCGGCGCGACGGGGGGCATTGGGGCCTCGGGGGCGCGCAAGGTCAGGCGTTCGGTCTCGCCTCCGTGCACCCCCCGCCGCTTGGTCAGGCTCAGTCGGGCTTCCAGCCCCTGGAGTAGCCTGGGGCCGCCGCTGCTGCCCCAGGCCGGCCGCAGTCGACGCATCTCCATCACCGCGTCGGCACCGGTGCCGCTGATGCGATAGGGGCTGGAGACCAGTAGGGCGGCGTCCCGGGCCTCGGCGGCACGCACCAGGCGGAGCCAAAAAGATTCCGCCCCGCGGCGCCCCAAGGGGGGATCGCCGAGCTCCAGCACCACCAGCGGAAACCCGCTGTCGAGGAGCATCTCGGTGCTCTTGAGGGCGTCCCGCAGGTGTTTGGGCCGCAGCCATAGAAGGCGTTCCAGAGACACTCCGGCGCTCTCCGCCGTGCGCGGATCGAGATGATCCCCCAAATCCACCAAGGCAGCGGCCTCGCCGACTCGGGTGGCTGCCGCCAAGGCAGCGAGGACGGTGGAGAAGCGGCCACTGGAACGCCAGCCCACCAGCTCCACGGTGCCCCCCCGGGGCAGACCGCCGCCGAGGGCCCGGTCGAGGGCCGCCACCGTCGTGGTCAAGCGCTGTTGCGGCCGGCGGCGGGCCCGGGCGAGTTGGGATTGGGCGAGCTCGGCACCGCTTTTGAGCTGGCGCCGCAGAGGCTGCGGTAAGCTATCTAACAATGGCCTGAGGACCGGCCGGGGAGGCGCTTGGACGAGACGGTTATCCTCCCCGGCCGAAGAATCCTCAGGCCAACTCGATTTCTGAACAGTCTTTCTTTCGACCGTCTTTGCGGCGGAACCTCGGTCGGTCGAGCCCCTTAGGTCGCCGGTCTCCAGGCTTCCGGTAGTCTCCACGCTTTCGTCGGAGAAGAGCTGGGCATGGGCGGTGGCAAGGTTCATGGCTCGTTCGGTGTCCGTCGTCGATAGAGAGACTTTAGGCGTAAAAGAGGCGTAAGTCAAGGGGTATTACGCCCTGTTTACGCTAATGAGGCGTAAGTTCCCATGAATAGAGACTGGGTGCCGGATCGACGATCTCGGCGCTTCGCCGGTGCTTCGGTCCGCCCTCGACCCACGATAGGCTTGGGTTAGTGAATGCACCCCGAAGAGATACAGTGAGAGACAGAGCCCACACCCAACTTTCCGCCCCGAAGTCTTACGAGACCCATAGACCATCATGAGCTCATCCGATCCGACCCACCGCCCCGAAGCCCCGCAAGATCTGGAGATCCATGACTTGCGCAGCGAGTACACCCGCGACGATCTGCGCGCGAAGGATCTTCATCCCGATCCCGTGGAGCAATTCAAGCTCTGGTTTCAGCAGGCTTTGGACCGCCAGGTTCCGGAACCCACGGCCATGACCCTGGCCACTGCTGATACCGAGGGCCAGCCCTCCCTGCGCACCGTGCTACTCAAGGAGGTGGAGGGCGAGGACTTCGTCTTCTACACCAACTACGAGAGCCGCAAGGGTCGCGAGCTGGCGGCCAACCCCAAAGCGGCGCTGCTCTTTTTCTGGCCCCAGTTGGAGCGCCAGGTACGCATTGAGGGCATCGTCCAACGGGATTCCCAGGAAGCCGCCGAGGCCTACTTCAAGAGCCGCCCTCGGGGGAGCCGGCTAGGGGCCTGGGCCTCGCCTCAAAGCCGTCCTCTGAAGAATCGCCGAGAGCTCGAGGAGGCGTTCGCCGCGGTCGAGGAGCGCTTTGCCGACGGGGAGGTTCCCCTACCGTCCCATTGGGGAGGCTACCGGCTCACGCCGACGGCCCTCGAGTTCTGGCAGGGGCGCCCCAGCCGGCTCCACGACCGCTTTCTCTACTCCCGGGACGCCGACGGCTGGAGCCTTCGACGGCTGGCGCCGTAGCGGCCTTTCTCGATGCATCTGGACGGCAACCTCCGCGGTCTCAAGACCTCCGACCGCAAAGCTCTCGAGCGCACCTTCCGCCGGCGGACGGCGCCGGAGCAGGTGGTGTCTCCGGAGCTCGCCCGCCACCTCACCGAGATCTCCCGGCGCATCGGCCGGCAGGTGGGGGTGCTGCTGGGGCGCGACGGCACGGTGCGCAACGTGGTGGTGGGGGATGCGGGCCAGCTGACCCTCCCCGACGTGGGCCGCCTGCGCGGCGGTGTCGGCCGTTTCCGCGGTCTGCGGTTGGTGCACACCCACCTCAAGGGCGAGCCCCTCTCCGCCGACGACCTCAACGACCTGGCACTGCTGCGGCTGGATCTGGTGGCGATGGTGGAGGTGCTGGCGGACGGCTTGCCGGGACGCATGGAGCTGGCCCACCTGGCCCCCTTTCCGGAGCTCGACGAAGAGGTGCTGGCGGTAGGGGATGAGAACGGGCTACCGCACGATCAGGGGGCGAGCCCGGCGGACGCCGTCGATCCCTTCGTGCGCATCCAGGCACCGGATGTCCACCGTCTGGACTTCGACTTCGAGGCGAGCATCCGGGCGTTGGAAGCCGAGCTGCGGCGGGTGGCCGGCGGCGGCGCCCGCACCGGCCAGGAGCGGGCGCTGGTGGTGGGGGTGCAGGAGGACGACGAGCATTTCGCCGAGACTCTGGAGCTGGTGCGTTCCGCCGGCGTCGAGATCGCCGGCACCAGCCGCCAAAAGCGCCGCCGGGTGCATCCGCGGACGGTGGTGGGGCGGGGCAAGCTGCAGTCCATCGTCCTCGACAGCATGCGCCGGGGGGCCACGGTGGTGATCTTCGACATCGATCTCAAGCCGGCCCAGGGCCGTGCTTTCGAGGATGCCACCGGCCTCAAGGCCATCGACCGTACCCAGCTGATCTTGGACGTCTTCGCCCAGCGTGCCAAGAGCCGGGACGGCAAGCTGCAGGTGGAGCTGGCGCAGCTCAAATACTCGCTGCCGCGGCTCACCCGCA
This window encodes:
- a CDS encoding SDR family oxidoreductase is translated as MASDSSSSSRTSANPVALVTGGTGALGQAVVRRFLDDGYEVHVTWIVEREVERFREQFEGADAVKLHRADLTDEDSVAELFAAVEKSAGRLDALANIAGGFVYASLEDTDAKSWEKMQGMNATSCFLCCRGALKLLRASAEAGAGGAVVNVTAHPAVERGAANMSAYSASKAAVLNFTQSLAAELGGDGITVNAIAPSVIDTPANRDAMPDADTATWLTPQEIAAVVAYLTGPEARIVTGSALMLSKG
- a CDS encoding DNA polymerase Y family protein, which produces MSVRASRLACLLVPLFPLAARLRSEPELQQEGLAVLSGSGTAARVMAATRAARRAGVRPGQTLAQARALMPKLIARGRDAECERAAQEALLEAAESFSPRVEDAGPGEVYLDADGLQRHFPGDHPERDLGCALIRAAEAHGLPVRVGVASSKLAARVAAGQPDSPTVVAAGDESEFLAPLPLGRLSPDLEVAQTLSRWGIRTVGELAGLPRDEVASRLGSSGQALHAIARGLDPQPLTPRQPPPSFREGMHLEWPLVALEPFLFVARAALDRLAERLAGRGLACRKLDLSLNLEPDGFHERGIDLPAPTREVKTLLTLVRLELEARPPGAPVAGFHFSAHPDRPREAQLSLFGPEALSPDRLAATLARLFALLGPDRVGSPRPADSHRPEGFTLVEYSPPPPPEVRRDPPRGRGLLTVRVLRPPVALEVITAEPPSSNNGTQAAGASPLPDAAGLRLLSVKALDIEDNARRPKIQGRVRVASGPWDLEEDWWSEQSVERDYWDVELSTGGVYRIYRDRTGGDWFADGVYD
- the pdxH gene encoding pyridoxamine 5'-phosphate oxidase, yielding MSSSDPTHRPEAPQDLEIHDLRSEYTRDDLRAKDLHPDPVEQFKLWFQQALDRQVPEPTAMTLATADTEGQPSLRTVLLKEVEGEDFVFYTNYESRKGRELAANPKAALLFFWPQLERQVRIEGIVQRDSQEAAEAYFKSRPRGSRLGAWASPQSRPLKNRRELEEAFAAVEERFADGEVPLPSHWGGYRLTPTALEFWQGRPSRLHDRFLYSRDADGWSLRRLAP
- the hflX gene encoding GTPase HflX; this encodes MHLDGNLRGLKTSDRKALERTFRRRTAPEQVVSPELARHLTEISRRIGRQVGVLLGRDGTVRNVVVGDAGQLTLPDVGRLRGGVGRFRGLRLVHTHLKGEPLSADDLNDLALLRLDLVAMVEVLADGLPGRMELAHLAPFPELDEEVLAVGDENGLPHDQGASPADAVDPFVRIQAPDVHRLDFDFEASIRALEAELRRVAGGGARTGQERALVVGVQEDDEHFAETLELVRSAGVEIAGTSRQKRRRVHPRTVVGRGKLQSIVLDSMRRGATVVIFDIDLKPAQGRAFEDATGLKAIDRTQLILDVFAQRAKSRDGKLQVELAQLKYSLPRLTRKDAGLSRLAGGIGGRGPGETQLEVGRRRIRDRIRALEKQIERLSKQRDVRRSRRRKEGVPVLSIVGYTNAGKSTLLNAMTRSEVAAADQLFMTLDPTSRRLRFPREGEVVITDTVGFISDLPPDLVTAFRATLEELEDADLLFHVADAADPRLETKVRAVESLLAELGIGDLPRLTVLNKADLVDEATLAELVRRYQGIAVSAVRRRGLRDLIAAAEAQLGRREPLLPSYPGEEAARGSKT